The genomic interval CAATAACTCCAACCGCACTTAAAAGCAACATAATCATCGAGACAAATAACTGATAACTATTTCCTTCTACAAAACCTATGGAAAGTTTCACCATCGCAACAACAGGTGCCGTGAAGGGAAAATAAAGCAAGAAAGTGGTCCAATTACTATCTGGATTTTCCAATGCAAAGTATCCTGCATACAATGCGAAACACAAGATAAGAATCAATGGAATTAAAAATTGTTGTCCGTCTGATTCTGAACCGGAAGTTGCTCCAAGTGCAGCAAAAAAAGCACCATAGAACAAATAACCAAACGTGAAAAACAGTCCAAAATAGAACAACATCACTCCAAAATTTACGCGGTCAAAAACCAGTTCTACAAACTGATTGTAATCACTCATTTGACCTTCAATTTGATTTGAAGCATCATAAATATCTACAAAAACAGTTTCTCTCATAAAATACAATCCAAAACCAATGATGAGAATCCACAAGAATACTTGGATAAATGCACTCAATCCGATTCCGAGTATTTTCCCCAGCATTAATGAACGAGGCTTCACTGTTGCCAATAAAATCTCAACCACTCGATTGGTTTTCTCACGAGATACGGATCTCAGAATGGTCATTCCGAATAAGAAAATGAAGATGAAGATAACAGTCCCAAAAAATAAACCAACCCATCCTGACAAATCTCCAGTCTCATCTTTAGGATCGTAAACATTACGAAAAGCTAAATTAAGTGGTTGTTTTATTTTCCGGAAATCACTTACAGATAATTTAGTAAATTCTTTCGCTAATACTTCTTCCAAACGTCTTTCCACTTGATACCTCACATTGATTGACATATTGAAGGATGGCTTTTCGCGATAAAATAAAAAACACGCTTTATTAGAAAGAATTTTTTCATTTATCTCCACCATTGCATCAAAAGGAGCAAATCGTTTATCTTGAGCAAACTGTTCTATTTCAACATAATTAGTTGCGAAAGAATATTCAATATTCGGGTCTTCTTGAGCACGTATTTTTTGTTCCATTACATTTGCTGGATCAACAACCAGAACATGCCATTTTTGCTGTTCATTTCCTCCAAACTGAAAAACCAAATAGGTAAACGTAAGAACAACCAATGGACCTAAGATCGCCATCAAAACAAACGAGCGACTACTCATTCGTTCCTTCAATTCTCGTAGAGCAATTATCCAACTATTTCTCATTACTTTCAGTTGTTACAGTTGAAATAAATACTTCATTCATACTTGGTAAAACTTCCCAAGCAGCTTCTATCTTCACTTGTCCGATTAAGGTTTTTAATAAATCTTCAAACGAGTTTTCTCCTCTCATTTTCACCCGAGCAATGAATCGATCATCCCCTAAAATTTCTTTATCAATCAACTCGAATCCAGTCCAAAGTGCGTTTACAAAAGCAATCATATTTCCTCGGAACTTAACCGCATATTCGCCATTTTTTTGCATTTCTTGGATTTCCGAGACTCTTCCTTCTAATACTTTTTTTGATTGGTGAATTAGAACTACTCGGTCACAAATTTCTTCCACACTTTTCATGTTGTGTGTCGAAATCAAAATGGTCTTTCCTTTCAACTTCATTTCCTGAAGCTCTTTTTTTATCAACTCCACATTTACTGGATCAAATCCTGAAAATGGTTCATCTAAAATGAGTAAATCTGGCTCATGTAAAATCGAGAAAATAAACTGTACTTTTTGTGCCATTCCTTTTGATAGCTCTTGAATACGCTTCTTTCTCCAATCTATACAATCGAATTTTTTCAGCCAATAATCCAATGAAATATTGATATCACTTTTACTCATTCCCCGCAAAGCACCCAAGAAATGAGCATGTGCTTCAACAGTCATTTGCTTATATAAACCTCTTTCTTCAGGTAAATATCCAATATTAGCCAAATGTTTTTGCTGAAGTAAATCACCGTTGAATCTAATCGTACCTGAATCTTGATCAATAATTTTATTAATGATTCGAATCAACGTTGTTTTTCCTGCACCATTTGGTCCAAGTAATCCAAATATCTCGCCTTTTTTTAGACTAAATGAGATTTGATCTATTGCTGCTTTTCGCTGATAGCGTTTTGTAAGCTCTTGAATTTCTAACATTTAACTGATTGATTCATACTATTTAAAAAAGTGTCTTTTTCCAATTTTTCCAACGAAACACCAAGGAAAAAACTAAAATCATTAACGGATAAAACAAGAATAGGGTTACAACCATATCCCAACCAAGAACAGGAGACGAAACATCCATAAATAAAGCATCAGTTTGAATTACCTGCCACTCGTTGGTGACAATAATTATCCCAAAAAGATTATTTGCCAAATGAAATCCCCAAGAAAGCTCTAGCCCATCATCCATAACAGTTATTAAAGATGCGAAAAAACCAGAAATAATATAATACCCCATTGCAAATGGACCCAACTTATCAATCTCAGGATTCATTGAATGCATCGCTCCAAAAAGAAGTCCCGTAATCAAAATTAAATAAATCCCTTTTTGAGTAGCCTTTCCAAAAAGTTGTATTAAAAACCCTCTAAAAAACACTTCCTCAAATCCAGTTTGAATAGGAACCAAAATGATTGCTAAAATTAGTAATATATAGAATTTTTCAGGTTTAAAATTCCATATCAAATCGTGATTGAAATCAATAAAAGTGATGAAAAAAGAAACGATCATTAAGATAGACCACAAACCAAAAGAGAAAAAAAATCGTCGAATATCAAATCGAGACCGAGCTGTTAGAAAGGTCTTGAAAGGTCTTTTGAAAATAACCTTTGCTGCAAATGCAATGGAAAAAAGACCAACAAAAAAAGGAATCATATTCAATGACAGATACCCGTTTTTTGAAAAAAGGTCACTAATTCCTTCTGATGTACTTTTTACAGCATGTAAACTTGGTGTTTGACTGACAATAATCAGACTCATGAAAACAGAACTAAGTACGTAAAGCCCAAACACAATAACTACAAGTGCTAAAATATAGTGTCTGATGCCAATAGAAGGCTCGAGTGGACTGGTAAATCTTCTCATTCGATAAATCTAGTGAAAAGAATTTTTATATGTTCGATTCATTCCAAATGTGTTCAAATTTCTTCTAGAAGAGAATTGATTTTATTCCCAAGTAAAAAAGGGGCTCACATCGGCTAAAGTTTAATTTTGGAGCTGTTTTTCAAAATTCCAGAATTTATTTCTTTTGGAATTTTAGAATTAGCTTGTTCATAAAGATGTGAACAGATTTAAGATTAAAACATTAATTATCAATTAATTAAAAAAAGCCGCTCATAAATTGAGCGGCTCCCCTGAATTTCAATTTACTTATTGAAACATATCTTTCATGCGTTGAAAAAATCCTTTCTCGTTTTGTCCAGGACTTGGCTTAAAGTTTTCGCTTTTCTTTAATTTTTCAAGCATTTCTTTTTCTTCTTTACTTACTTTCTTTGGCGTCCAAACATTGATATGAACAAACAAATCTCCATGTCCGTAACCTTGAAGAATAGGTAACCCTTTTCCTTTCAAGCGCAACATTTTTCCGCTTTGAGTTCCAGGCTCCACTTTTATTTTCGCTTTACCTGAAACTGTTGGAATTTCAATAGATTCACCTAAAACGGCATCCACAAAGTTTACGAATGCTTCGTAATGTAAATGTTCGCCATCTCTTCGTAATTCTTCGTGAGCTTGTTCTTCAATTACAACGATTAAATCCCCCGGAATTCCATTGAATGGGCCAGCATTCCCTTTTCCCGTAACACTCAATTGCATTCCTTCTTCAACTCCCGCCGGAATATCGATTTCAATAACTTCTTCTTGTCTTTTCAATCCTTGGTTATCTGCATCAGCTGGTTTCTGATCAATCATTTTTCCAGCTCCCTGACACACATTACAGGTAGATTGCGTTTGCATTGCTCCTAAAAACGTTTGAGCAACTCGGGTAATTCGACCAGATCCGTTACATGTAGCACAAGTCTTGTAGGTTACACCATCTGCATTTACCAGTTTATTGACTTTGATTTTTTTCGTGACGCCTTCAGCTACCTCTTCCAAAGTCAATTTCATCTTAACACGCAAGTTCGTTCCACGCACAACACGTTGTCCTCCACCTCGTGAACCACCAAAACTTCCGCCTCCGCCAAAAGCACCTCCGAAAACATCTCCAAATTGGTTAAAGATGTCATCCATGTTCATTCCGCCACCGAATCCGCCAGCGTTTCCACCTAAACCGGCATGACCATATTGATCATATCGTGCTTTTTTATTGGCATCTGAAAGGATTTCATATGCTTCTGCAGCTTCTTTAAATTTATCCTCCGCCTCGGAATCACCTGGATTTTTATCTGGGTGATATTTCAATGCCATTTTGCGGTAAGCTTTCTTAATCTCAGCCTCCGACGCACCTTTTGAAATACCAAGAACTTCGTAATAATCTCTTTTATCCATTTTCAATTAATTGAAGATTGAAGATTCTAAAAATCTTCTTTCTTAAATCTCCACTCTTTTTACTGTCCTACAACAACTTTTGCAAAACGAATTACTTTATCATTCAGGTAATATCCTTTTTCAACGTCATCAACGATTTTCCCTTTCAAGTCTTCAGAAGGAGCTGGAACATTAGCAATAGCTTCATGCAAATCAGAATCAAAAGCTTGATGCTTTGCTTCCATTTGTTTCAGTCCTTTCCCTTCCAACAAGTTGCGAAGTTTGTGATGAATCAATTTGAATCCATCCTTTACTCCTGAAATATCCTCTGAATTTTCGTTGTTTGCAATTGCACGCTCAAAATCATCCATTACAGACAACATATCTTTCAATACACCAGCACTTGCCGTTGAAATCAATTCTATTTTCTCTTTGTTTGTACGTTTTCTGTAATTATCAAACTCCGAATACAAACGCAAATATTTGTCATTCAAAGCTGCAATTTGATCTTCAGTTGAAGTTGCACCAGCATTTCCTGCCGAATTGTCAGCGTTTTCAACCTCTTCGTTCACCACTTCTTCTTGATTACCTTGATTTTGCGTATTCGCATCTTGGTTAAACTCTTCGTTTTGAACTACTTCTTCTGCCATGATTGTCTTTTTTTTGATTCAATTTAGTCAACTACCTTGCCATTGCGAATTTACAGACAAGCTGACAGATGGAACTGACACTTTTTCCATTTACATTCTCAATTCAAAAGAGGTTTTTAAAAATAATACTCGTAGAAATGTAATGAACGGATTTTTCTCCTGCTGAAACATGTAACAGATCGTTCATGTATCCTAAACTATAAGTAATTTTTTTATTTTTTGAGTGGTAAGAAACAAGCGCAGAAAATCGCGTTTCACCATATTCAAAATGCCTCCATGACTGGGTATCTTCTTGAAATTCGGTTGAAAACAAAAACTCACACCCTATAAGCGCAGTAAGCCTTTTGGAAGGAATTAGGTCAAATTCACTTTGAAATTTCAACCGAGATCTAAAAGCTGATGAGACTTTCCACGCTCGAAATTGAGGATTATAGAATTTACGATATTCTTGTCTGAAAGCGATAGAAGGAATCCACTTTTTCTTCCATGTTTTGGTAATTCTCGAATAGATTCTAAACTCGTGTTTGAATCGATCTTCAGTAGCTAAATATGGTGGTATTTTATTGAATTCATTTTGATGACGATAGCTTGCAGCCAAAGAAACGCTCCAAGTTGGTTTGAATTTAAATTTCACTTCTTCATTGATAACAAAAATCCCCAAATGTTCAAAAACATTGGTATTATCAACAGTACTTTCTCCTGCAAGTCCAAAATAAGTGATGGAGCTAAATTTTCCAACAGAATCCAATTTTTGATCTAAACCAATGGCGAACCACCCATTCATTTTCGAATTACTTCCCAAACCTGGAGGGGTTAATTGTGCAAAAGAATGGTCGAAAAACAATAGGAAAAGAAGAGATATTATTGGCAGCTTCATCATGAATATTTAATTCTTTAAGATAAATAGTCAAGACAATTATCAAGAGATATCCCATCCTTGAGAATTGATAATTATCTTGACTCCATCTTTTCAACTACTTCCCTATTTTTGTCAATACAAATGGATCTTGTTTCTCACCCTTTTCAGAATAAACCACTTTTTGATCTCCCAAAGCACCGTCGATTTCAATTTCATAATAGATACTTTTGCCAATCTCAATTCGTTTTGAATCGTCCAATTTGTAGTCTTTAAACTCAGCTTTCACTTTTGCCAAAATAACCGCAGGAATTTGATCATTCCTGATTTCTTCCTCTACTTTCAAAATCGTTCCTTGCGTATTCACCCAAACTTCATAATCATTCTTATCTAAATCAAATTCAGCTTCATAGATTCCGTTTTTCACTTCCCATTCCAAATCTTTTGCATTCGGATATTTTGTCATCACTGCGTTGATAACAACTGATGGGATTTCTTGCTGAGCAATTGTGCTAGCACATGAGATAAATGACAGT from Fluviicola taffensis DSM 16823 carries:
- a CDS encoding PepSY-like domain-containing protein, which encodes MKSLKCIVLAFLPLSFISCASTIAQQEIPSVVINAVMTKYPNAKDLEWEVKNGIYEAEFDLDKNDYEVWVNTQGTILKVEEEIRNDQIPAVILAKVKAEFKDYKLDDSKRIEIGKSIYYEIEIDGALGDQKVVYSEKGEKQDPFVLTKIGK
- a CDS encoding nucleotide exchange factor GrpE, producing the protein MAEEVVQNEEFNQDANTQNQGNQEEVVNEEVENADNSAGNAGATSTEDQIAALNDKYLRLYSEFDNYRKRTNKEKIELISTASAGVLKDMLSVMDDFERAIANNENSEDISGVKDGFKLIHHKLRNLLEGKGLKQMEAKHQAFDSDLHEAIANVPAPSEDLKGKIVDDVEKGYYLNDKVIRFAKVVVGQ
- a CDS encoding CPBP family intramembrane glutamic endopeptidase, encoding MRRFTSPLEPSIGIRHYILALVVIVFGLYVLSSVFMSLIIVSQTPSLHAVKSTSEGISDLFSKNGYLSLNMIPFFVGLFSIAFAAKVIFKRPFKTFLTARSRFDIRRFFFSFGLWSILMIVSFFITFIDFNHDLIWNFKPEKFYILLILAIILVPIQTGFEEVFFRGFLIQLFGKATQKGIYLILITGLLFGAMHSMNPEIDKLGPFAMGYYIISGFFASLITVMDDGLELSWGFHLANNLFGIIIVTNEWQVIQTDALFMDVSSPVLGWDMVVTLFLFYPLMILVFSLVFRWKNWKKTLF
- a CDS encoding ABC transporter permease; the encoded protein is MRNSWIIALRELKERMSSRSFVLMAILGPLVVLTFTYLVFQFGGNEQQKWHVLVVDPANVMEQKIRAQEDPNIEYSFATNYVEIEQFAQDKRFAPFDAMVEINEKILSNKACFLFYREKPSFNMSINVRYQVERRLEEVLAKEFTKLSVSDFRKIKQPLNLAFRNVYDPKDETGDLSGWVGLFFGTVIFIFIFLFGMTILRSVSREKTNRVVEILLATVKPRSLMLGKILGIGLSAFIQVFLWILIIGFGLYFMRETVFVDIYDASNQIEGQMSDYNQFVELVFDRVNFGVMLFYFGLFFTFGYLFYGAFFAALGATSGSESDGQQFLIPLILILCFALYAGYFALENPDSNWTTFLLYFPFTAPVVAMVKLSIGFVEGNSYQLFVSMIMLLLSAVGVIAIAARLFKNGLLQFGHTLRFRDLIRWLKTK
- a CDS encoding ABC transporter ATP-binding protein, producing the protein MLEIQELTKRYQRKAAIDQISFSLKKGEIFGLLGPNGAGKTTLIRIINKIIDQDSGTIRFNGDLLQQKHLANIGYLPEERGLYKQMTVEAHAHFLGALRGMSKSDINISLDYWLKKFDCIDWRKKRIQELSKGMAQKVQFIFSILHEPDLLILDEPFSGFDPVNVELIKKELQEMKLKGKTILISTHNMKSVEEICDRVVLIHQSKKVLEGRVSEIQEMQKNGEYAVKFRGNMIAFVNALWTGFELIDKEILGDDRFIARVKMRGENSFEDLLKTLIGQVKIEAAWEVLPSMNEVFISTVTTESNEK
- the dnaJ gene encoding molecular chaperone DnaJ; this translates as MDKRDYYEVLGISKGASEAEIKKAYRKMALKYHPDKNPGDSEAEDKFKEAAEAYEILSDANKKARYDQYGHAGLGGNAGGFGGGMNMDDIFNQFGDVFGGAFGGGGSFGGSRGGGQRVVRGTNLRVKMKLTLEEVAEGVTKKIKVNKLVNADGVTYKTCATCNGSGRITRVAQTFLGAMQTQSTCNVCQGAGKMIDQKPADADNQGLKRQEEVIEIDIPAGVEEGMQLSVTGKGNAGPFNGIPGDLIVVIEEQAHEELRRDGEHLHYEAFVNFVDAVLGESIEIPTVSGKAKIKVEPGTQSGKMLRLKGKGLPILQGYGHGDLFVHINVWTPKKVSKEEKEMLEKLKKSENFKPSPGQNEKGFFQRMKDMFQ
- a CDS encoding DUF2490 domain-containing protein; translated protein: MMKLPIISLLFLLFFDHSFAQLTPPGLGSNSKMNGWFAIGLDQKLDSVGKFSSITYFGLAGESTVDNTNVFEHLGIFVINEEVKFKFKPTWSVSLAASYRHQNEFNKIPPYLATEDRFKHEFRIYSRITKTWKKKWIPSIAFRQEYRKFYNPQFRAWKVSSAFRSRLKFQSEFDLIPSKRLTALIGCEFLFSTEFQEDTQSWRHFEYGETRFSALVSYHSKNKKITYSLGYMNDLLHVSAGEKSVHYISTSIIFKNLF